gtctgaaattgacacccttaattatAAGCCCTAGACTTCAAATTGTTCTAAAGGGTTTTTGTTTGCACTCCAACGCCTGAAGTATCTTGCCACAATATTCGTTTTAGTTTTAAAAGCTTATTGtttaataaaatacaaaataaaagactgacTTAACAGGATGTATTAGGGTTTCTatcccattaaggaaacaatactttagttccacacatagtaatatatatatttcataccattaaggtgtgctaataaaatccaatatcttcatggagatcacttaccattattggatcttttcttcttactttatctgtagtcaacaccactaaacctgtttttagaaacaaatcttggactatgctagcccatctaataggaaatcttacaatctctcacttgggcagcatatgtcacaagtttttttttttaattattattattattataaaaacgACTCTCCAATTTAGACAAACCGAATGTGACCACAAACAAAAACAGTGTGGAATAGAGTGCACCTTAAATCAAATGTCTTGGTTCgaatgaaaattataaacaCCCAAACtatattgatcatcacatctaaagcgatacgTGACCAAACACGTCCATTTTTGCGGAGAGGTTTAATTAAAGGCCTAGAGAATGGTTAATATTGTCCAATTCTTTCTTGCGCTCCTCACTATTCACTTTCCGATGAGGAATTAGTCTTTCAGTCGTCTTGAGAAGATATTTATTGCATATTCCAGGAAATAGTCTCAAAGTCTTGAGGAGGACTTCATTGACCTTATTGGAGGGGAGTTATGGATTGGAAGCATGGTTTTAATTATCGGTCTGGTATCGGCCGTATTGGATCGATATCGGCTGAGACCAATTTTCAATCTAGTTATCTGATTcagttcaagggtaaaataataaaaaattagtattttttATAAAAGGCAAGAGCAAAGTCGACCGATAACTATTGANNNNNNNNNNNNNNNNNNNNNNNNNNNNNNNNNNNNNNNNNNNNNNNNNNNNNNNNNNNNNNNNNNNNNNNNNNNNNNNNNNNNNNNNNNNNNNNNNNNNNNNNNNNNNNNNNNNNNNNNNNNNNNNNNNNNNNNNNNNNNNNNNNNNNNNNNNNNNNNNNNNNNNNNNNNNNNNNNNNNNNNNNNNNNNNNNNNNNNNNNNNNNNNNNNNNNNNNNNNNNNNNNNNNNNNNNNNNNNNNNNNNNNNNNNNNNNNNNNNNNNNNNNNNNNNNNNNNNNNNNNNNNNNNNNNNNNNNNNNNNNNNNNNNNNNNNNNNNNNNNNNNNNNNNNNNNNNNNNNNNNNNNNNNNNNNNNNNNNNNNNNNNNNNNNNNNNNNNNNNNNNNNNNNNNNNNNNNNNNNNNNNNNNNNNNNNNNNNNNNNNNNNNNNNNNNNNNNNNNNNNNNNNNNNNNNNNNNNNNNNNNNNNNNNNNNNNNNNNNNNNNNNNNNNNNNNNNNNNNNNNNNNNNNNNNNNNNNNNNNNNNNNNNNNNNNNNNNNNNNNNNNNNNNNNNNNNNNNNNNNNNNNNNNNNNNNNNNNNNNNNNNNNNNNNNNNNNNNNNNNNNNNNNNNNNNNNNNNNNNNNNNNNNNNNNNNNNNNNNNNNNNNNNNNNNNNNNNNNNNNNNNNNNNNNNNNNNNNNNNNNNNNNNNNNNNNNNNNNNNNNNNNNNNNNNNNNNNNNNNNNNNNNNNNNNNNNNNNNNNNNNNNNNNNNNNNNNNNNNNNNNNNNNNNNNNNNNNNNNNNNNNNNNNNNNNNNNNNNNNNNNNNNNNNNNNNNNNNNNNNNNNNNNNNNNNNNNNNNNNNNNNNNNNNNNNNNNNNNNNNNNNNNNNNNNNNNNNNNNNNNNNNNNNNNNNNNNNNNNNNNNNNNNNNNNNNNNNNNNNNNNNNNNNNNNNNNNNNNNNNNNNNNNNNNNNNNNNNNNNNNNNNNNNNNNNNNNNNNNNNNNNNNNNNNNNNNNNNNNNNNNNNNNNNNNNNNNNNNNNNNNNNNNNNNNNNNNNNNNNNNNNNNNNNNNNNNNNNNNNNNNNNNNNNNNNNNNNNNNNNNNNNNNNNNNNNNNNNNNNNNNNNNNNNNNNNNNNNNNNNNNNNNNNNNNNNNNNNNNNNNNNNNNNNNNNNNNNNNNNNNNNNNNNNNNNNNNNNNNNNNNNNNNNNNNNNNNNNNNNNNNNNNNNNNNNNNNNNNNNNNNNNNNNNNNNNNNNNNNNNNNNNNNNNNNNNNNNNNNNNNNNNNNNNNNNNNNNNNNNNNNNNNNNNNNNNNNNNNNNNNNNNNNNNNNNNNNNNNNNNNNNNNNNNNNNNNNNNNNNNNNNNNNNNNNNNNNNNNNNNNNNNNNNNNNNNNNNNNNNNNNNNNNNNNNNNNNNNNNNNNNNNNNNNNNNNNNNNNNNNNNNNNNNNNNNNNNNNNNNNNNNNNNNNNNNNNNNNNNNNNNNNNNNNNNNNNNNNNNNNNNNNNNNNNNNNNNNNNNNNNNNNNNNNNNNNNNNNNNNNNNNNNNNNNNNNNNNNNNNNNNNNNNNNNNNNNNNNNNNNNNNNNNNNNNNNNNNNNNNNNNNNNNNNNNNNNNNNNNNNNNNNNNNNNNNNNNNNNNNNNNNNNNNNNNNNNNNNNNNNNNNNNNNNNNNNNNNNNNNNNNNNNNNNNNNNNNNNNNNNNNNNNNNNNNNNNNNNNNNNNNNNNNNNNNNNNNNNNNNNNNNNNNNNNNNNNNNNNNNNNNNNNNNNNNNNNNNNNNNNNNNNNNNNNNNNNNNNNNNNNNNNNNNNNNNNNNNNNNNNNNNNNNNNNNNNNNNNNNNNNNNNNNNNNNNNNNNNNNNNNNNNNNNNNNNNNNNNNNNNNNNNNNNNNNNNNNNNNNNNNNNNNNNNNNNNNNNNNNNNNNNNNNNNNNNNNNNNNNNNNNNNNNNNNNNNNNNNNNNNNNNNNNNNNNNNNNNNNNNNNNNNNNNNNNNNNNNNNNNNNNNNNNNNNNNNNNNNNNNNNNNNNNNNNNNNNNNNNNNNNNNNNNNNNNNNNNNNNNNNNNNNNNNNNNNNNNNNNNNNNNNNNNNNNNNNNNNNNNNNNNNNNNNNNNNNNNNNNNNNNNNNNNNNNNNNNNNNNNNNNNNNNNNNNNNNNNNNNNNNNNNNNNNNNNNNNNNNNNNNNNNNNNNNNNNNNNNNNNNNNNNNNNNNNNNNNNNNNNNNNNNNNNNNNNNNNNNNNNNNNNNNNNNNNNNNNNNNNNNNNNNNNNNNNNNNNNNNNNNNNNNNNNNNNNNNNNNNNNNNGAACAATTTTCTCTCAAACTTGTATCTATCAACTCCACAGCCCTGCCTTCCTTCCAATTTCTCCATGTCTGCAAGCATTCATCAACATATGCATATGAAATCAtacatttttcattttgtaCTTATATGTTTTAGTACTTACAAATTGTGCAATATTGCAATGGTTTGATCAGATGATGTTCAAGTTTAAGTTAGTTTCATCTCATATTGGAATATTTCCCACTGGAATCCATCGATGGTGAATGCTTGGCAACAAAAGAGGCACCACAACGAGCTTCCAAAATGGGATTTACTCATGTACACCATTGCACCTTGAAGGGGATTTGTGCAACTgttatagatttttcttttacacCCAAACATACTAAGCTGTGGGTACTTGGGTATCATTCTTCATCATTAACAATTGTACATCTACAATTTCCTACACTGGAATCGATCACTGTTATATGGAGACTAATGCTGTAGGAAATGATCTTGACAACCCTAGGGCTCTTTCAGGTCCCTTTACAGATACTCTTTCCTTGCCCCCCTGTATTCTATCCCCTCTCCCATCTAGCTAATGCAATGGGTGTTTCTTTTCCATACATTACATATTGATCCATAAACTTACAGCTGTGTACGGTATGTATTCTCGAAATAGATTCTGGGTTTAGGATGCATTCTGAAGTAAAAAGATAGAGAAGAACTGGGTTTCAGAATGCACTCCAGAGCTAACATTTATTTCAAGAGtacataccaaacatagccctAGTTTTCGTGGATCATTGACAAGAGAAGTTGTTGCTTAGTgatgtcttttatttatttattttgagttttattATTTCAAAGTTTCATTAGGTGAGTTGTTTGAGATGTCCTACCCTAAGAAAGATGAACTGGAAGCGATTTATATTAGGTAGCTCAAACCAATGGGATGATGCAGCTAGGTAGGTTAAATCAAGAATTCCCTTCTACTACTAGTAATAGTAGTAGTGGTAGTCGCTTATAAAGGAAAGTATATTAGATCTAAAGTAAGAACTTACATAGCTAAGAAGGTCCTCATGGTGCTCCAATTGATAAAAGTTGTTGTTCTTCCGACCGCTAACAATTTCTAAAAGCAAGACCCCAAAACTAAAGACATCTGACTTGACTGAGAAGAACCCATGCCTTGCATACTCTGGAGCCATATATCCACTGAATTCCATCTCAACATAGTTAGTTATAACAGtaggtagattttttttttttttttttttctcaatttataTTCTTTGAATTATATACttaaatgaacaaaaaaacTATATTACTAGAAAACTAAGTAAATGTAATGTAAAAGCTAAAGCCTTCAAAAATATGGTTTTttcagtccttttttttttttttttttatctgatgAAATTCTTTAAGTCTTGTTCACCTCCATCTAGAATAACTGAAGAATGTTTTGTCTATTTCTAGGACATTTAGAAAATTCTAGAATGATAGATAAGATCAATAGGTTCATGGAATGTTTACATACTATGTTCCGACAATCTTGTTGGTATTTTGAGCTTGGTCGACTACAAAAAGCCTTGCCAtgccaaaatctgaaatttttgggTTCATCTCCATATCTAACAAAACATTGCTTGCTTTGAGATCTCGATGTATAATCCTAAGTTGAGAATCTTCATGAAGATAGAGAAGCCCTCGAGCAATCCCTCTTATAATTTTGCGACGCATTTCCCAGTCCAATTGTGCACGTTTGATTGGATCTACATGTTCACACATAAAATGTTCAAACTAGGATTCAGGTATTAGTTAGTAATCATCATCATAACAATTCCATATGCAatttccaaataaaaataaataagtagaTCTCATAGCTAAGTTATATGCTTGAAATGATTGATGCATAAATGTCTTTGAAATAGAGATCTCATAGGTTCTCTATCGATTATTGTTTATAAAATCAAAGGTACTCTTCTCCAACCATAGACATCTTAATGGGTATCTACATTGCATTAGAAAAATAgacaatattttctatttttctctagCCAAGAATCTCGAAAAAATAGAAGTACATGCAATTGAAAGAAAAGCAAAGATAGAGTCTTTTAACCAAATATGAAGTGATCGAGGCTTGTATTTGGCAAGAATTCGTAGATCAGAAGCTTTTCTTCTCCTTGTATGCTGAAGCCAAGGAGCCGTACAAGATTCCTGTGCTGCAACTGGGCCACTAACACCACCTCATTCTTAAATTCTAGTTCACCTTGTCCAGAATCTCTCGAAAGCCTCTTCACAGCAACTTCTTCTCCATTCAAAAGCTTACCCTATATGTATGCTATCTGTATTAGAGGTACTAGCAAAATTGTGTACTTATATGAACTGATTTAAAACCACCTTTAAGAAATCAAAACGTAATTTTAAACTGTATATTTAAGAATATATTGTATACTTGCATCATAGTTTTGTATCAATACCTTGTACACGGGACCGAATCCACCTGTTCCAAGCTTGTTCAAATCAGAGAAGTCGGACGTGGCAGCTCTTATTGTATCAAAGTCAAATTGTAAGGATTGCACCATGCTAATCTCAGCCAAACCTTAATGtgccccccaccccaccaccccccccccccaaaaaaaaaaaaaaaaaagataaaattaaagaaaatcgatcaatattttccaaataaaatttctttgatGAAAACATGCTGACCATCAAAGAAAAGGATTTAAAGTATAGTTTCTCACCATCAATTTCACTCTTTGGCTTCCTTCTCATAAAAAAACGTATATATAGGACAGAAACAAGTATAACAGCCCCTATTGGAAAGATGACAGAAATAATGACAATAGTCgatgtattttttcctttccctgcaAAAGCCAAAATGTATATTTTCATGTATGATTCATGTTCTTGAAATTGACATTGAGGAATGTTAATTTATTACTATTCCAAATAACTCTGTAACTTTATACCAATGGATTTCAAAACGATTTATGTCATGTTTGGATTACAGCAAAGGATCCATGCATACATCATGTAGACAGTCTTGAAGTTCAAATAAATAAGGTCTGACTAAGATTTTGGAGGTACAAAACTAGGCACACATTCATACAATCACAACTGATCAGCTCACGAAGACTAAGACACTACTGTTAGCTGTGGTCCGTGGATATCATTCGCTGCATGCTAATTAGTTCATGTGCCCATAAGTCAATTACCAAATGACAGAAATTGTTGGACACATCTTTTTAAAGCTACTTGAGCCTTCTCGGTCAATAGAAGATAAAATTATGCATCCAAGTTCTCTCTAGTCTTAAAGCTTCGTCAATAAAGTAGTGACTTGAATCTCTATTCATGACATGGTTTGAGCCAAAACGCTAACCTTATAGATCTGTGAGCCGCACAGTACAATCACATATcagataattattattattattattattttattttttattttttattttttatcctcACATTTGAAGTAGTTACTGATGCCCAAGTTTTGGATAGCACCATGAGCCACCTGTGAGTTTGGCAGTAAATCATAATCACAGCTAGTTATCTAATGTAAGATTCGATTACTTTCATCTTGATATATGTCCACAGGACAAACAATGATTAATGATTGAGCAAGCCTAATATTTTTCTGCTTCAGTTGAAACTGAAATGATGCTTCAAGATCAAGTTGTTATCTTTAAAAGGTGGGTGTGTATGGTTTCTATCTTGCTTCTAATAGCAGATACTTAGaagtaataaataaaacaaaacatcaATCAGTATTGATTAGAACTCCAAAAAGCCATACCTGATGGGTTTGGAGGGGGTGATGGAGCTGCAGTTGATGATTCAAAGAAAGAGTAGTGCTCAAACCTCAAATTACAGCTCGGCATGAGAATTCTCCCACCTTGATGTGAATCAACGCTAAAATTTTGGACAACGCCCGTAGCATAAAGTAGGCAATTATAACAATCAGCCTTAGTTAGATCATCAGTGCACTGCTCTAGAAAATATATAGGCACAGAGCTGCCTGTAATATACGAAGCCTGAGCTGCATACTTGCGCGGAGAAGAGTTATAGGCAGCTTGTTTCGCAAGACCCTTCATTGTATCTACCATAGTCGTCATATTTTGAATTGAGTTGGACGCCTTATTGAAATTCCACAGATACCATGACGGATTATATTGGAGGTTTGAGAAGATGGAATGGTTTGAGTAGCGTAACATGCACAAATCATACCATATAATTGCGCCTTTGTCATTGGGACAATATTTTGTGATATTTCCCCAAGCAAACTTAATGCACAGAACACATTCTTCTGTGGTAATATCGCCTCTGCACATAAAGAGACCATAGACTGTATCGGAATTCTGACCAATTGCTGTACTGTTAAATCCCTTACTGTTACTGTTGTCAGCATTAACGGATAGGGTAGAGAGTAGAATTTGGAGATTCGCGTCATATATGCTGCCAGTAGTGTAATCAAATGTGGAGTCGCAGGAACTTCTAACAGAGAATGGTTGTGCAATGCTTTGGCTCAACGACCagaggagaagggaagaaagaaggaagggcaATCCAGTGCTGTAATATTCCATCGCTTGGTGGCTGCTGCGGCTGGAATTTCTCTCTGATTTGCATAGATATGTATTGTGTGTGTCTGTATTTGTGGAGAATGTTTAATTAAAGGCCTAGAGATTGGTTAATGTTGTCAAGTCTTTCTTGCCCTCCCCACCAATTACTTTCCGATGAGGAATTAGTCTTAGAGGACAAACTTCATTGACCTTATTGGAGGAGAGTTATGGCTTGGAAGAGAAATTAATGACTAATTGAtcattagaaaatgaagatattGTACCATGCATTCTTGGATAAACGGTTGGCTACTTCGTTAGTGGGAGGAGTTTGAATTCCAGCCAATAAAGCAGAATTTCAATCAGCCACGGGAAAATGGATAACCGGTTTGCTGCTTTCTTGGTTCAGTAAAAATAACAAACAATTTGAAAAGAATATTAACATGTTACAGGTGAAAAGGAGTGGTAATCTAggcatttaaaaagagcaggagAGAAGAAGATGTAAAAGTTTAAATGCAAGAgagtataataataataataataataataataataataataataataataataatatagaaGAATTGTAGTAAATATAGGCTATGAGTAGGGAATGATAGTAAttgccccttcttttttttgttaacccaAGAAACTCCCATAAATCAAATCACCACTAAGAAAAGCCAAGATTGAATGGCAACAACGTAGCAACAACGTAAATTAGAAGAGATTGAACCACCCACTCAGAAAAGTCAAAGGTGATCGAATCACTCTCAAAAACATTATTGGTCTCCcctcatgaaatggaaaatgacatctCTTTGAATGGTTTCTTGTGTAGTTCCATTGGCTCTCTTGCACATGCCGGATCGCACTCCCCGCCCCCCTCCacccactttatttttttaggaaaaaattaaagttatttatttatttttattattattattattttttcatggcATCACACAAGCCTAGAACCTTTGACCTCAACATAATCAATAAGCCATTGAGGCTATGAGGAGGCTTGTAGTTAAATGTTATTCATGCAACAAAACTAAGAATAAATCGATTCATCCACCGACTTTTCATATGGTGTGACGACATTTATCCAATCAATGTACTAAGAAACATCTAAGTTAGGACAATGTTAATTATTAACCCACACCCACAGTTGAGTCTACTAATTGATAGATTCCGATGGTGTCCATAGAGATTAGGAGAAAACAGGAGGGGGTATCATCAAAAATTTGTAAATAGGGGATAGACATTTAAGACCCTTCATTGGTGGGTGCAGAAAAACTTTCTTTAAGCAATTTTTAAAATACAACAtaagaaaacataataagataaaaatcatGACAAATCAATAATCGATTTATGTATCTTCTTTCtctttagtttccaaaatttttgaatttatgTTCTTTGTCTTTCCCCTTCCTAACATAACTTGAAACAAAAGGAACAAATGTAATCATGTGACAAATAAACCACTAAAAAGTTACTGAGGAAATACAATCCATTGCAATATGGGTTGCGATTTTTATGTGGGTCCCACTCTTTTAGTGGCAAGCACACAACAAGAGCAACTTTCAATGGGATTGCTAAGATAAAAGAGTACCGGCTGAGGAATTATGCATCtcaatcaatctctctctcttgttgttgCACTTTTGTTCCATCACAGGTCCTATAGGCTTCGGAGAAAGAGGTTGGAAGATACCAAAGATTGGGTTAGTTACGAACACATTAACCTTTAAATAAAACAGTATTacccttttctttgtttttaatccatgacacacaaaaaaaacaaatcaaaggtTGAATTGTGCACATGGCGCCGAATATTGATGACGAGACCGATTAAGACTTAGCAACTGATCATGTCTCCCACTCTTTTAAATTTGGTTGAccatagttaaaatgggaagggagaaaaaaaactttgtttgATACAGCGTATGTGTAATAGttcacacaattaaaaaaatattaataaatatctTATTTTAtcgaaaaaaaatcaaaatatacataaatgATGCTAAATGTGTGAAGTCAAGTCAGGTTTTTAAATGAGTTGGGTTGGTCAGGTGTCCGTCGGGCTTATTCCTTGCATCGTATATtaacctatttataaatggacTAGACTGGTCCTTAACGCTCAAACTCGATCGGTCCAATCGGTGTAAGCTTGGTTTTAGTACACGGTATCAAAGTGGGTATCGCCATATCGGCCATCCCAAAACCATTATCGTATCGGAATGGACCAGTATTGGATTGACAATATcggacaaaaatacccctactttccaaaataaaaatgatttttttttaccattttactccTAGTCTGTACCGTTCAACCAATATGATCTTGACCAGGTATCAAGATCGAAGACTTACCAAACTGATACTATCCCAATCATCATCATATTCCTCATGCCTTGAGTATGTTAAGATAAGGTATAACTACAATATCTTTCTTCAACCTAAAAAACGAAAACTACaatatctttttcttcctctgtcCCTATCTATTGCTTTGTGTGTCAATAGTCTTTAACCACAATTTTTTGTTTCCAGATGCCCCAAAATCaaagtttttattttggtgATGGGGGGGAGTATTAGCATGGACGCAAAATCAATATCAGCTGCAAATGTTCTTTCTGCATTGAAAGAAAACGACCATACTTTGATGCTACCAAGGAGAAGACTGACGAACATActctatttttgtttcaatctctattttattatttgtttgggTACCGGCAATGAtttgtaagattttcaattaagtGGGCTAGCATAATCCAAGGTTTGTTTCCAAAAACcaatttagtggtgttgactatagatggagtaagcagaaagaatctaaTATTGGTAAATGATCTCTATTAGGGATGAAAcggggccgggttgggttgggttgggttgggttgggttgggttcattaaaaccctagcccaaccctgagtccccttaattgggcccaaacccgccctgaccctgactcagggccgcaaaacttcaaccctggTCCTATCGTTTagggtttcctatttggaatccaattctatgagattaaTATTGGTCAATTACCTAATTGatatatgggacaataatagagaatattctagagaatattcttataatctcaaacataatttggaTTATAACATCATACTgcagtatttgaaagtaaacccatcaactttatatcatcacaatcataataccatatttgaacaaaactactaatgtgGTTCATGGcggttatacatcatataacgaCATACTCCCTTCCATAGTCACAACACTAATAACTTCATCCAAACATATGCAAAAGTAGGGAATAGACTAGAAAAATCTATAActaaatggtccaacataatatctcacatatattaaataaaatgtgtacacacaataataaagtgagaaatattcagaaacaacaaatatcatgatcatttaaataaataagtaaaataatgtctaacataatatgaccattacatcaaactttacataaacccatgtccattacaagatctttaaagtgtttaGGTGCTAATGCCTTGGTCATAGGATCAGCAATCATCAAACTTGTCTTGAT
The Macadamia integrifolia cultivar HAES 741 unplaced genomic scaffold, SCU_Mint_v3 scaffold512, whole genome shotgun sequence genome window above contains:
- the LOC122068975 gene encoding cysteine-rich receptor-like protein kinase 10, which produces MEYYSTGLPFLLSSLLLWSLSQSIAQPFSVRSSCDSTFDYTTGSIYDANLQILLSTLSVNADNSNSKGFNSTAIGQNSDTVYGLFMCRGDITTEECVLCIKFAWGNITKYCPNDKGAIIWYDLCMLRYSNHSIFSNLQYNPSWYLWNFNKASNSIQNMTTMVDTMKGLAKQAAYNSSPRKYAAQASYITGSSVPIYFLEQCTDDLTKADCYNCLLYATGVVQNFSVDSHQGGRILMPSCNLRFEHYSFFESSTAAPSPPPNPSGKGKNTSTIVIISVIFPIGAVILVSVLYIRFFMRRKPKSEIDGLAEISMVQSLQFDFDTIRAATSDFSDLNKLGTGGFGPVYKGKLLNGEEVAVKRLSRDSGQGELEFKNEVVLVAQLQHRNLVRLLGFSIQGEEKLLIYEFLPNTSLDHFIFDPIKRAQLDWEMRRKIIRGIARGLLYLHEDSQLRIIHRDLKASNVLLDMEMNPKISDFGMARLFVVDQAQNTNKIVGT